From a single Pseudobutyrivibrio xylanivorans genomic region:
- a CDS encoding LiaF transmembrane domain-containing protein produces MTKSKIKNIVRGLAIIVFAVCLLLSKNNSFNDYPMIKIGMCVILALILVEQLIEKSWVGVFFPLGVGACLFQNELGLGGIHFAVIILAFVLIGVGFSMIFGKKPAHINIIHDGDEHKLEIGGNSEYWEEDGNFDLDNSLGSKTQYLTINNMKKGTIDNALGQMTVYFNGTTVDPDGAFLDIDNGMGSLAIYFPKEFRVSFNCDNGMGKINMHGEGSQDLNQPLIKADVDNGMGQIDFYFE; encoded by the coding sequence ATGACAAAATCAAAAATTAAAAACATAGTTAGAGGTCTTGCAATTATCGTATTTGCGGTATGCCTTTTGTTAAGCAAAAATAATTCATTTAATGATTATCCAATGATAAAGATTGGAATGTGCGTAATTCTTGCACTGATTCTGGTTGAGCAGTTAATCGAGAAAAGCTGGGTTGGTGTTTTCTTCCCACTGGGTGTTGGAGCCTGTCTTTTCCAAAATGAGTTAGGTCTTGGAGGAATACATTTTGCAGTTATTATCTTGGCATTTGTACTTATAGGAGTTGGTTTTTCAATGATTTTTGGCAAAAAGCCTGCACATATTAACATTATTCATGATGGTGATGAGCACAAATTAGAAATAGGTGGAAATTCAGAGTATTGGGAAGAGGATGGTAATTTTGATTTAGACAACAGCCTTGGAAGCAAAACTCAGTATCTTACAATCAACAACATGAAGAAGGGCACGATTGATAACGCGCTTGGCCAGATGACAGTGTATTTCAACGGAACTACGGTTGATCCTGATGGTGCATTCCTTGATATAGATAATGGAATGGGAAGCCTTGCAATTTATTTCCCTAAGGAGTTTAGAGTATCCTTCAATTGCGATAACGGCATGGGTAAAATCAATATGCACGGTGAGGGCTCTCAGGACCTTAATCAGCCATTAATCAAGGCCGACGTTGATAACGGAATGGGACAGATTGATTTCTACTTTGAATAA
- a CDS encoding LytTR family DNA-binding domain-containing protein — MKINIDVDDSLQQDMITIHCREITEEILELQRLLSQKQMGAQRISAYIDDTEYYVEVKSIIFVEADGNYISIHTGKSIYRIRQKLYELEELLPREFLRVSKSTIVNTELISSIKKNITGASEISFRNSTKKAYASRNYIKALIEIMDEKRIKR, encoded by the coding sequence ATGAAGATAAATATTGACGTAGATGATTCATTACAGCAGGACATGATAACCATTCACTGCCGAGAGATAACAGAGGAGATATTAGAGCTGCAGCGACTGTTGTCACAGAAGCAAATGGGGGCACAAAGAATATCAGCCTACATCGACGACACGGAGTACTACGTGGAAGTCAAATCAATAATATTTGTTGAGGCTGATGGGAACTACATATCAATCCACACTGGGAAATCCATCTACAGGATACGACAAAAACTTTATGAGCTGGAAGAATTGCTACCGCGAGAATTCTTGAGAGTGTCGAAATCAACTATCGTAAATACGGAACTGATTTCTTCTATTAAAAAGAATATCACAGGAGCAAGTGAGATTTCCTTTAGGAATTCAACAAAGAAAGCTTATGCATCAAGGAACTACATTAAAGCACTGATTGAGATTATGGATGAAAAGAGGATAAAGAGATGA